In Saccharomyces paradoxus chromosome XVI, complete sequence, the genomic stretch TTGTTAGCAACATTCCCTTTCCAAAATAGTGGTAATTAACGGTTCATAATCAAGGAAAACGTTGTGCCTACCATTTTGTATAGTCTTCATTTAATAACGTGTTAAGAATGACACCtgaagccaaaaaaaggaaaaaccaaaagaagaagctgaagcaaagacaaaaaaaggcTGCTGAAAAAGCTGCTAGTCACAGTGAAGAACCACTTGAATCACCAGAAAGCACGATTAGCATTAGTTTCAATAATGGCTCGGCGAATCAAGCAGAATCTGACATGACTTCTAAATCCGATGATCTTCCGGTCTCATCATCCACTAATATATCTCCAGCTAATGATGCACAACTAGAAATATCTGATACTCAGAAGCTGCGTAATGAACTGCTCGACGAATCTGATCAACATGATATCACTGCGGACTCAGGCGATTTGCCAAAGAACTCAATGGTTGAATGTGACTCTTTTATCACCCAGACAAATTCAACTGTGTCCcaagaagacaaaaaaaatgcccCTGATTTATCTTCGAGTGAATCATCACTCGATGTAGTTGCGGCAGAACTCCACGACAATAATGAACATGCCCAGAAAGCTGCTGTATCCGCTGTGAAAGAGGATTCTTCCAGTGAAAAAGAGGGCGAAAATTACGACAGCgtaataatttcatcatcaaacgATGATACCCATCCCCGCTATAATCATTCTCTCTCTTCCGACGTCAGTCTCCTTTCTCCGGAAATGCCTTCTAGTGGTACGCCAACTTACAATATTTCTCTTGAAACAACAGGTAATGAAATACAGGACGACAAGGATTGCAATGATAAAGATATAAGCTTAAATACAAGTGATGAACCTTCTGGAGAGCTCTCaaacgaagaagatgaaggtTTAAAACTGGAAACGAATGTATCAACTGAAGAGAGGAAACAGGACATTGCTGATCAAGACAGTACAAACAAATTGTTTGCACTTAGTACAGAACCATCTGAGAATTTAACAAGAAGTTTTGATAATGACACTTCTAAATTGTTTCAAGATGACGAAGGTAATCAAAAACTTCCCTGGGAGGAAGATGCGAAAGAAGATTTTCACAATGAGAACATAAATGATACTAAAAAGCCGGCAGAAAACCCTAAAGAACGTGGTGAGGTTTATGCAAGAAATGAAGTTTCGAACAAGTCCGACAATTTTATAATCAATGCGGACAAGAGATCGCAATCCGAAGAGATCTCAGAAGATATCTTTCAAGAACACAACAAAGGAGGAGTTGAAGGCCAAAAGTATTGCACtgagaaaaatattgagaaTGAAAGCCAAGAATTAGCAGGGGAAAGGGATCATAAATTACTATCGTCTGCTGAAGTTGATATTATAGAACCTCGTAAGGTTATTCCAgatgaaactgaaaatttGTTTGCACAGAGTAGTGAAGAGTTGGGAGAAGTCTTACCATGGGAATCTGGTAATAAAATCACTGACTTAGCAAGCGAAGGGCAAGAGAAACATGAAGATCTATTTGTTGCTTCCGAAAACAATGAGAAACTTCCTTGGGAAGTTTCTGAGGGCGCACTCTCGTCaggaaaaacagaaaacaGCATGCAAGATAGTACTGAGAAAATTACTGAGCAaaagttttcatttttagaGGAAGACGACGATCTCTTGGACGATGACGATAGCTTTTTAGCATCCtccgaagaagaagacacAACCCCTAATACCGATAATACAACAAACTTGACTTCGAAACCggttgaagaaagaaaagcatCACGGTATGAGCCTATTATCGACCAGAAAACAGGAATGCGCCAAGAGCAAGTTCAATTCACTAATACTGCTGGGATTGTAACACCGCAGCAGATCCACGGCTTGGCTAAGAGCGTGTTAAATACGCCCAGCCAACAGGTCAGTGCACCAAACATGGTCAGTCCTAAGCCTCCTGTCGTAAAAGACAGTCGTTCTATTTTCAAGATTAAtgaggagaagaagaagtcaGACGCTTACGATTTTCCATTGGAAATTATTTCTGAAAGTTCCCAGAAGGGTCACGCAAAGCCAGTTGCTGTTCCAACTCAAAGGTTTGGTTCAGCGAATTCTTTTAGTTCTTTGGAGAAACCAATCCCACAGAGTAGGAAAGGATCCAATAATTCCAGTAGGCCACCTGTTATCCCATTGGGTACACAGATGCCCCGATCTTCCAGAACCAACTCAGCAGTCTCGCAATCTCCCGTCAATTATGCTTTCCCTAATCCATACAAAGTTCAACAACTACAACAGCCTTCTGTTCAACCAGGTGTGCTTTTACCAAATACCAATATACCTCCCCCGGCCTTAAAAGTGGAGACTGCTACTTCTGTTCCTCCAATTCGTGCAAGAGGGATTAGTAATGCATCTGTAGGAAGTGCATCGTCTCTTGGCGCCAGACGTCCAACACAGTACGGCCTCAATAATGGGCCGCCTCCGGTTTCGCCATATGGCCAAGCTGCCATAAATTTACCAACTGCGAATAAGTATGCACCTGTTTCGCCAACGATACAACAGAAGCAATATCCGTCAGTGTCACAGAGCCTTGGAACTCCGGCCGCAAATACCCCTAATTTTGTGAAAACTCATAGAGGCCATACAAGCTCTATTAGTTCGTATACGCCAAACCAGAATGAACATGCCTCTAGATACGCACCCAACAACCAACAATCTTATCAGGTGCCACATGCTCCACAGCCTGTTGCTCCTATAACTGGAAATCCAAACTATCCAAACTATTCAAACCAACCTCGAAATTCTTATGCAGCTCCTATGATGCCTCAGGCTCAAACTGCGGTAAGCGTCCAACCTCCTACGAACATTCAAGCGTCTGCTGGTATTTTACCTCTGGTCACATTACATGCCCCTACAAACTTACAACCTCATGCAAATAACATAATGCCCGCAAATTTACCGCCTCTTGCAAATTTACCACTTCCTCAAAATATACTGCCAGAAAGTATTACGCATCAAGCCAAAAGTAGTGTTGCACCTCCACAGCGGGAAAATAATGAGATGCAGATAGACAACGAGGCTTTATTGCATCGTCAATTTCCGATTTTTCATTGGAGCCCCGCAAGTAAGGTCGTGTACGCAGTTCCATCCGCTCCTGCTCAATCGCACTACATGATTTCATCGAACAATGTACAGGAAATTAAAGTCACGCCAATTGATCAGATGATTAAGCCAAACGATATGCTCAAATGCTTTCCAGGCCCTTTGAGTAGTGCcaaattaaagaaaaaggattTAATCAAATGGATGGAAACCACAATTAAAGCCATATCTACAAACGACCCATCCGCTGATATGACTATATGGCAACTACTGAAAATTAAACTTACCGATAAAGTTAGTTGGGaagatatttcaaaattactATACAATGCTGATGAGCTTTTAATGTATCTATCCCAACCCTTTCCAAATGCTGATATGGTTCCAAATGCCTATAGACTGGAGGTCAATTGCCAAATGAGAGTCCTGGCATTCTTACAAACAGGAAATCACGATGAAGCACTTCGCTTAGCTTTGAACAAAAGGGATTATGCCATTGCACTATTGATCGGTAGTTTGATGGGTAAAGACAGATGGTCTGAGGTCattcaagaatatttatatgaAGAGTTTACTGGGGGGCCAAATGACCAAAAAGTATTGGCACACTTTCTGCTCCTTATCTTTCAAGTATTTGTTGGTAACTCTAAGATGGCCATAAAGAATTTCTACGCTAATAAGGAGACTAGTCAATGGGCATCAGAAAACTGGAAGAGCATCGTTGCGGCTGTACTCATTAATATCCCagaaaacaatgaagaTCCGCTATCTATACCACCTGTTGTTCTCGAATTTTTGATAGAGTTTGGTATATTCCTTACCAAAAGGGGCTTGACAGCAGCAGCTAGCACATTGTTCATTATTGGTAATGTTCCGCTTTCTAACGAGCCAGTAATAACAGATTCGGATGTTATATTTGAAAGTATTGGAAACATGAATACCTTTGAAAGCGTTTTATGGGATGAAATTTACGAGTATGTATTCTCAAATGACTCTAAATTTAAAGGATTTTCCTCTATTTTGCCACAGAAAGTATACCATGCGTCTCTTTTACAAGAGCAAGGTTTGACCAGTTTGGGTACGAAGTATACCGATTACCTCGGATCCTCAATTAGAAAACTGCCCAAAAAAGATGCTCTAACGATGAATCTCACTCGCGAGTTGAGTGAAGTGGTTAGTAGACTCTCCGAATCCAATACAGGATGGCTTGCAAAACCAAAACTAAGCAGCGTCTGGGGTCAGTTAGATAAATCCTTCAATAAGTATATTGGCGGCGATGATATTGATGCACTGAGTAAAAAAGACGAtaagaagaaagtttttgatGGATTCACGCCAGGTTCTTCTGCCAATTCGTCAACTGTAGATCTTACCCAAACATTTACACCTTTCCAAGCTCAAGTCACTTCACAAAGCTATGTGGATACTACAGCTCTTTTACATAATGCTCACAACGCACCAAGCCACAGCGTGCTGCATTCAAAGCCTTCCCATGTGTCAAAAGGATTGGTTGAAGCAAACTTACCGTATACGCATAGGATCGGTGATAGTTTGCAAGGATCCCCACAGCGCATTCATAATACACAGCACGCTACCGTTGAACCTCAAATGGCTTCTTTAAGAAGGGTTAGAACAGATCAGCATACAAGCGAAAAGGCTTTGAAGAGTCAACAAATTTTGGACAAGAAATCCACGGCCTACACCCCCCAATTTGGACAAAACCATAGCATTCCAATGGAAAAGTCTAACTCGAATGTACCACCTTTGTTTGCTGACTTTGCGGCTCCACCTAAACTCGGAACAGTGCCATCTAATTATGTGTCTAGCCCCGACTTAGTAAGAAGGGAGTCTATCATATCTACTGGATCagattttcttcctccCCCCAAAATCGGGGTATCTGCTAAAACTAATTCCTCGCAAGGATCACTTATGTATTCACCAAGTGTGGAAGCTCTACCTATCGGCCCTGTCGTACCACCAAGTCATGATAAAGAATACAATGATTCTGGTAACAAATATCCTCAAAAAAACACGCTTGAACATGATTGTCACATGTCAGAGAATAATAGTAATACAGACCAAAATACATTAAAAGACAGTGCAAATGTTACGGACGGAACAATGGATATTGAAGAACCTGGCTTTAATGATGGAAAGAATCCTGTTACTATGGAGGCCAACCATCA encodes the following:
- the SEC16 gene encoding COPII coat assembly protein SEC16 (COPII vesicle coat protein required for ER transport vesicle budding~similar to YPL085W), which encodes MTPEAKKRKNQKKKLKQRQKKAAEKAASHSEEPLESPESTISISFNNGSANQAESDMTSKSDDLPVSSSTNISPANDAQLEISDTQKLRNELLDESDQHDITADSGDLPKNSMVECDSFITQTNSTVSQEDKKNAPDLSSSESSLDVVAAELHDNNEHAQKAAVSAVKEDSSSEKEGENYDSVIISSSNDDTHPRYNHSLSSDVSLLSPEMPSSGTPTYNISLETTGNEIQDDKDCNDKDISLNTSDEPSGELSNEEDEGLKLETNVSTEERKQDIADQDSTNKLFALSTEPSENLTRSFDNDTSKLFQDDEGNQKLPWEEDAKEDFHNENINDTKKPAENPKERGEVYARNEVSNKSDNFIINADKRSQSEEISEDIFQEHNKGGVEGQKYCTEKNIENESQELAGERDHKLLSSAEVDIIEPRKVIPDETENLFAQSSEELGEVLPWESGNKITDLASEGQEKHEDLFVASENNEKLPWEVSEGALSSGKTENSMQDSTEKITEQKFSFLEEDDDLLDDDDSFLASSEEEDTTPNTDNTTNLTSKPVEERKASRYEPIIDQKTGMRQEQVQFTNTAGIVTPQQIHGLAKSVLNTPSQQVSAPNMVSPKPPVVKDSRSIFKINEEKKKSDAYDFPLEIISESSQKGHAKPVAVPTQRFGSANSFSSLEKPIPQSRKGSNNSSRPPVIPLGTQMPRSSRTNSAVSQSPVNYAFPNPYKVQQLQQPSVQPGVLLPNTNIPPPALKVETATSVPPIRARGISNASVGSASSLGARRPTQYGLNNGPPPVSPYGQAAINLPTANKYAPVSPTIQQKQYPSVSQSLGTPAANTPNFVKTHRGHTSSISSYTPNQNEHASRYAPNNQQSYQVPHAPQPVAPITGNPNYPNYSNQPRNSYAAPMMPQAQTAVSVQPPTNIQASAGILPLVTLHAPTNLQPHANNIMPANLPPLANLPLPQNILPESITHQAKSSVAPPQRENNEMQIDNEALLHRQFPIFHWSPASKVVYAVPSAPAQSHYMISSNNVQEIKVTPIDQMIKPNDMLKCFPGPLSSAKLKKKDLIKWMETTIKAISTNDPSADMTIWQLLKIKLTDKVSWEDISKLLYNADELLMYLSQPFPNADMVPNAYRLEVNCQMRVLAFLQTGNHDEALRLALNKRDYAIALLIGSLMGKDRWSEVIQEYLYEEFTGGPNDQKVLAHFLLLIFQVFVGNSKMAIKNFYANKETSQWASENWKSIVAAVLINIPENNEDPLSIPPVVLEFLIEFGIFLTKRGLTAAASTLFIIGNVPLSNEPVITDSDVIFESIGNMNTFESVLWDEIYEYVFSNDSKFKGFSSILPQKVYHASLLQEQGLTSLGTKYTDYLGSSIRKLPKKDALTMNLTRELSEVVSRLSESNTGWLAKPKLSSVWGQLDKSFNKYIGGDDIDALSKKDDKKKVFDGFTPGSSANSSTVDLTQTFTPFQAQVTSQSYVDTTALLHNAHNAPSHSVLHSKPSHVSKGLVEANLPYTHRIGDSLQGSPQRIHNTQHATVEPQMASLRRVRTDQHTSEKALKSQQILDKKSTAYTPQFGQNHSIPMEKSNSNVPPLFADFAAPPKLGTVPSNYVSSPDLVRRESIISTGSDFLPPPKIGVSAKTNSSQGSLMYSPSVEALPIGPVVPPSHDKEYNDSGNKYPQKNTLEHDCHMSENNSNTDQNTLKDSANVTDGTMDIEEPGFNDGKNPVTMEANHHPAPPVNPPQTVGSDVQPILESNEDVQSNDALETENSLLSNGNGENGEEQPENISKPTPSAYLPPSDGVLLENKSLTQDENSIPEIVPSTHLPSAEKVSIGNKPISQKQDVPGNVDMKVLKPVEQHMSPPTPRSTDATKMHYSPYMPQAAAASANGDMPTILKTSPAIFARSPQTHASTPSPYFPLANKTNETSPFALSESMSQSQSNGDASENRFSPIKKAEVVEKDTFEPTIRKAATNQYRAFKPLESDVDKYNDVIEDESDDDNVSSDEAKKRKEENMNVNMKNESKSSNKDMDDKSNGWFGWLKKDTSDKKVYKAKLGHKNTLYYDEKLKRWVNKDATEEEKQKIIETSAPPPPPIVKRKDGGPKTKPRSGPINNSMPPINATSVIPNNPITGEPLPIKTSPSSAGPHPDNSPSPSSPIPRASGINLTGKKANGLDDLLSLAGGPKPASTRRKKKTARGYVNVMDNIQ